In a genomic window of Nostoc sp. UHCC 0870:
- a CDS encoding PD-(D/E)XK nuclease superfamily protein, whose amino-acid sequence MTPGARANQAGKILESNVDAILTGHGYFQIGNHVTKEYLLNASLLNKRYAKQVYIGNGIYQSSLKVDFYVMGLPAIPSGLIIECKWQESGGSVDEKFPYLNLNIQDYYSAPTIVVIGGEGMREGAIKWLKKQVDYNHNLLAVHTLDRFIAWSNKNF is encoded by the coding sequence ATGACTCCAGGCGCACGGGCAAATCAGGCGGGAAAGATTTTAGAAAGTAATGTAGACGCAATATTAACTGGTCATGGCTATTTTCAAATCGGCAATCATGTCACAAAAGAATATTTGCTCAACGCAAGTTTATTAAACAAACGTTATGCCAAGCAGGTTTATATCGGTAATGGTATTTATCAATCATCTCTCAAAGTTGATTTCTATGTTATGGGATTGCCAGCCATACCTTCGGGGTTAATTATCGAATGTAAATGGCAAGAGAGTGGGGGATCTGTCGATGAAAAATTTCCTTATTTAAACCTGAATATTCAAGACTATTATTCAGCACCAACCATAGTAGTAATTGGTGGTGAAGGTATGCGAGAAGGGGCGATTAAATGGTTAAAAAAACAAGTTGACTATAATCATAATTTACTAGCAGTACATACCCTAGATCGATTTATAGCTTGGTCGAATAAAAATTTCTAA
- a CDS encoding HetZ-related protein — protein sequence MKLNLANLPTSTSAFVNEVVTEELSATSALMQLLCQEMQAQVKATPRCVEAIAERIAKEVNRICDKSSRIQTSGQVQSWQISLSRHRLQKCLHYYQLGSRRGRVELHSSLGSMVYRHVTIAGSELGFDGRYSLIEDFLQAFYIEAIKAFRRENELPEDYTPRTQLQLAEYMAFTEQYAKRRINLPGGNNQQLVILRAQGFARRQPQETTVDIEMAVESAKGEEAESYQRNSAVQQIRAQMVAQANFDPSEESERDRIISELVQYLDSQGQSDCVDYLTLKLQDLPAPEIDQILGLTSRQRDYLQQRFKYHVQKFAKQHHWQLVHQWLGAGLEQKLGLSAQQWEALISTISPQQQELLQLKIAKHSDQAIAKTLKCTPKQLQKRWTQLLDMAWAIRNGHTEMQTS from the coding sequence ATGAAACTAAATCTTGCAAATCTACCAACCTCCACATCTGCTTTTGTCAACGAAGTTGTTACTGAGGAATTATCCGCTACAAGTGCTTTGATGCAACTGCTATGTCAGGAAATGCAAGCTCAAGTCAAAGCAACACCACGGTGTGTAGAAGCTATAGCTGAACGCATTGCTAAAGAAGTCAACCGAATTTGTGATAAGAGTTCCCGAATTCAAACATCTGGTCAAGTTCAGTCTTGGCAAATTAGTTTATCTCGTCACCGTCTGCAAAAATGCCTACATTATTATCAACTAGGTTCTAGACGGGGACGGGTGGAATTACATAGTAGTTTGGGGTCGATGGTTTACCGTCATGTCACCATAGCAGGTTCGGAGTTGGGTTTTGATGGTCGTTACAGTCTGATTGAAGATTTTCTTCAAGCATTTTATATTGAAGCCATTAAAGCTTTTCGGCGGGAAAACGAACTACCGGAAGATTACACCCCGCGCACTCAGTTGCAATTAGCTGAGTATATGGCGTTTACTGAACAGTACGCCAAGCGACGGATTAATTTACCGGGTGGAAACAATCAACAGTTAGTTATTTTACGCGCTCAAGGTTTTGCCCGTCGTCAGCCCCAAGAGACAACTGTAGATATTGAAATGGCGGTAGAATCTGCCAAAGGTGAGGAAGCGGAATCTTACCAACGGAACTCGGCGGTACAACAAATTAGAGCGCAAATGGTCGCTCAAGCTAATTTTGATCCCTCAGAAGAATCAGAACGCGATCGCATTATCTCAGAACTAGTTCAATATTTAGATTCTCAAGGACAATCTGACTGTGTAGATTACCTGACTTTGAAGCTGCAAGACCTGCCTGCACCCGAAATTGACCAAATTCTTGGCCTTACTAGTCGCCAGCGTGATTATCTGCAACAAAGGTTTAAATATCATGTGCAGAAGTTTGCCAAGCAACATCATTGGCAATTAGTACATCAATGGTTAGGCGCGGGTTTGGAGCAGAAATTGGGATTATCTGCCCAACAGTGGGAAGCTTTGATAAGTACCATCTCTCCCCAACAACAGGAACTCTTACAATTAAAAATTGCTAAACATAGTGATCAGGCGATCGCTAAAACCCTGAAATGCACCCCTAAGCAACTACAAAAGCGTTGGACACAATTACTAGATATGGCGTGGGCTATCCGCAACGGTCATACTGAAATGCAAACAAGCTAA
- a CDS encoding DNA adenine methylase produces MVSEISKETCPRPFLKWAGGKSRLIQQYIPYLPKNYQNYYEPFLGGGALFFYLRPQRAILTDINAELITVYRCVRDHVEELILLLKEHKLRHGKDYYYSVRANSSGNDLEKAARFIYLNKTCYNGLYRVNSQGKFNVPLGKYTNPNICPEDLLRAASATLSTSEIKQGDFTHILNYATSNEDFVFCDPPYHPISNTSYFTGYHQTSFSEKEQEKLRNICAELASRGVKVVICNSDADFIRNLYQEIKFKIYIIEAARSINSNIQKRGMVKELLITSY; encoded by the coding sequence ATGGTTAGTGAAATCTCTAAGGAAACTTGCCCGCGGCCTTTTTTAAAGTGGGCTGGGGGTAAAAGTAGATTAATACAACAATATATTCCCTATTTACCCAAGAATTATCAAAATTATTACGAGCCATTCTTGGGTGGAGGTGCGCTATTTTTTTATCTGCGACCACAAAGGGCTATTTTAACTGATATTAATGCAGAATTAATCACTGTTTATCGCTGTGTTCGCGATCATGTTGAAGAATTAATTCTGCTTTTAAAAGAGCATAAACTTAGACATGGCAAAGATTATTATTATAGTGTCAGGGCTAACTCTAGCGGCAATGATTTAGAGAAAGCTGCTAGATTTATTTATCTCAATAAAACTTGTTATAACGGTCTATATCGCGTTAATTCTCAAGGTAAGTTTAATGTGCCTTTAGGGAAATACACAAATCCGAATATTTGTCCAGAAGATTTGCTAAGAGCAGCTTCAGCTACACTGTCCACATCTGAAATTAAACAAGGAGATTTTACACATATCCTCAATTATGCCACTAGCAATGAAGATTTTGTGTTTTGTGACCCACCTTATCATCCTATCAGTAACACTAGTTATTTTACGGGTTATCACCAAACTTCATTTAGTGAAAAAGAGCAAGAAAAATTAAGAAATATCTGTGCAGAACTAGCAAGTCGTGGTGTAAAAGTAGTCATCTGCAATTCCGATGCTGATTTTATTAGAAACTTGTATCAAGAAATTAAATTTAAAATTTATATAATAGAAGCTGCACGCTCTATTAATTCTAATATCCAAAAAAGAGGGATGGTTAAAGAATTATTAATTACATCATATTAG
- a CDS encoding L-threonylcarbamoyladenylate synthase: MAKIIAVHPENPQTRRIEEIRSALSSGAVMLYPTDTVYAIGCDLNVKSAVEKVRKIKQLANDKPLTFLCPSLSNVTTYSFVSDTAYRIMKRLIPGTYTFLLPATKLVPKLVQSPKRKTTGIRVPNHSVCLALLEALGNPIISTSAHLPPDEIDDGKFTLDSELRLSRVELFDRLDKLVDVIVDTDQEPTYEVSTIVDLTGDEPMITRQGLGWEAVAAWV; this comes from the coding sequence ATGGCAAAAATTATCGCTGTCCATCCGGAGAATCCACAAACTCGCAGAATAGAGGAAATAAGGTCTGCGCTTTCTAGTGGCGCAGTTATGCTATATCCAACTGATACCGTTTATGCGATCGGTTGTGATTTAAATGTCAAATCTGCGGTAGAAAAAGTCCGAAAAATTAAGCAGCTAGCGAATGATAAACCACTGACGTTTTTATGTCCTTCACTGTCAAATGTAACTACTTACTCCTTTGTCAGTGACACAGCTTACCGGATTATGAAACGACTAATACCAGGAACTTATACATTTTTGCTACCTGCAACTAAATTAGTACCAAAACTGGTACAAAGTCCTAAACGCAAAACCACAGGTATTCGTGTACCCAATCATAGCGTATGTTTAGCATTATTAGAAGCTCTAGGAAACCCGATTATTTCAACTTCGGCACATTTACCACCTGATGAGATAGATGATGGCAAATTTACACTAGATTCAGAATTAAGATTGTCACGCGTGGAGCTATTTGATCGTTTGGATAAATTAGTAGATGTGATTGTAGATACGGATCAAGAACCAACATATGAAGTATCTACAATCGTAGACTTAACGGGAGATGAACCCATGATTACGAGGCAGGGATTAGGTTGGGAAGCAGTAGCTGCGTGGGTTTGA
- a CDS encoding DUF751 family protein, with amino-acid sequence MFDGFWDNVFRYPRYLITIVLGLLLNALEPFFPLLKRPVTLVAVLGLFVGGLALLTFTLRAMLGLSTI; translated from the coding sequence ATGTTTGACGGATTTTGGGATAACGTTTTTCGCTACCCCCGCTACTTGATTACTATCGTATTAGGTCTTCTGCTAAACGCCCTTGAGCCGTTTTTCCCACTATTAAAACGTCCAGTAACCTTAGTGGCCGTGTTGGGTTTATTTGTAGGTGGACTGGCATTGCTCACTTTTACATTACGGGCAATGCTGGGATTGAGTACCATCTAG